The following are encoded in a window of Leptodactylus fuscus isolate aLepFus1 chromosome 9, aLepFus1.hap2, whole genome shotgun sequence genomic DNA:
- the VMAC gene encoding vimentin-type intermediate filament-associated coiled-coil protein, with amino-acid sequence MSSLSTVQIKEANAHLAALHHRVAELEGTVREQAESLIRKDEQYQISIRDMIGAKDREIAEIQTRLAQSEVEMKRLMASIKDKDREMERLRHHSRLLAQMCRSRPLLNTLVSLMAQAEGLSNLPHEEQCNGLPSVPDFAQSEDLEDSDLDGTLFGTTV; translated from the exons ATGTCATCGCTAAGCACAGTTCAGATTAAAGAAGCTAATGCCCACTTGGCAGCATTACACCACCGAGTGGCAGAGCTGGAGGGCACGGTAAGAGAGCAAGCTGAGAGTCTTATTCGGAAGGATGAGCAGTACCAGATCTCTATAAGGGACATGATTGGTGCCAAAGACAG AGAAATTGCTGAGATTCAGACGAGGTTAGCACAATCTGAAGTAGAAATGAAAAGACTAATGGCCTCCATCAAGGACAAGGACCGAGAGATGGAACGACTTCGACACCACAGCCGACTTCTGGCCCAAATGTGCCGCAGCCGACCTCTGTTGAATACTTTAGTTTCCCTTATGGCCCAAGCTGAAGGGCTTTCTAATTTACCTCATGAGGAGCAGTGCAATGGCCTTCCAAGTGTTCCAGACTTTGCTCAAAGTGAAGACCTGGAAGACTCTGATCTAGACGGAACACTTTTTGGGACGACTGTATAA
- the NDUFA11 gene encoding NADH dehydrogenase [ubiquinone] 1 alpha subcomplex subunit 11, with protein sequence MGYWDIPDGSDCVQKTWLTTKLSVALGLVGSAYHIVAFQPKTVLEGVQRAGGATLTMASLGAIFGMTTCITAQLRDKPDDLVNYFVGGCVSGAFLGVRTHSYATGTSACVALGVLAALAKSSKRDGWEFLISEPKL encoded by the exons ATGGGGTACTGGGACATTCCCGACGGGAGCGACTGTGTGCAGAAGACATGGCTGACCACAAAGCTGTCTGTAGCGCTGG GCCTGGTTGGTTCTGCTTATCACATTGTCGCATTTCAACCTAAGACTGTACTGGAGGGTGTTCAGCGAGCTGGAGGAGCGACATTAACCATGG CTTCCCTTGGTGCCATCTTTGGGATGACTAcctgtatcacagctcagcttcggGATAAACCTGATGACTTGGTGAACTACTTTGTCGGGGGTTGTGTCTCCGGTGCATTTCTTGGAGTCAGGA CTCACAGTTACGCGACTGGCACCTCGGCTTGCGTGGCACTGGGCGTCCTGGCTGCTCTCGCCAAGAGTTCCAAAAGAGACGGATGGGAATTTCTTATATCTGAACCAAAACTCTGA